From Styela clava chromosome 6, kaStyClav1.hap1.2, whole genome shotgun sequence, one genomic window encodes:
- the LOC120331636 gene encoding uncharacterized protein LOC120331636 isoform X2, which translates to MHKSIIILLFGVALLCPHFTFAADGEAEDDASVAVEAEGAEGEESESTESTEKPNEEGQKELTLEDIQLWSSIDLDKDGKLTVSEFDRFVRSPSSAAFVAQMKSEKAIKAWADNVGIDVAKAKQAMALGAQSQAARIRAANIQQIQRQRAIQQHQYRSRVNQQSRVNNYFANLGRQYYRAAVSRGGRRDEL; encoded by the exons ATGCACAAATCAATCATCATATTGCTATTCGGGGTCGCACTCTTATGCCCCCATTTCACGTTTGCTGCCGACGGAGAAGC AGAAGATGACGCGTCAGTTGCAGtcg aagcGGAAGGTGCCGAAGGCGAGGAATCTGAATCTACTGAATCTACAGAGAAACCGAACGAAGAAGGACAAAAAGAACTGACGCTAGAAGACATTCAACTGTGGTCGTCCATCGATTTGGACAAGGATGGCAAACTGACAGTCTCGGAATTCGATAG ATTTGTTCGTTCCCCATCTTCAGCCGCATTCGTTGCCCAAATGAAGAGCGAAAAAGCAATCAAAGCCTGGGCCGATA ACGTGGGTATTGACGTGGCGAAGGCGAAGCAGGCAATGGCCCTGGGAGCCCAAAGCCAGGCAGCTCGCATTCGTGCAGCAAATATACAACAAATTCAGAGACAGAGAGCGATACAACAACATCAGTACAGGAGCAGGGTTAATCAGCAATCAAGAGTGAACAACTACTTTGCCAACTTGGGG CGCCAGTACTACAGAGCGGCGGTTTCCAGAGGTGGAAGACGAGATGAattgtaa
- the LOC120331636 gene encoding uncharacterized protein LOC120331636 isoform X1 produces the protein MHKSIIILLFGVALLCPHFTFAADGEAVASDLAKYWSSRARQHRAIKQHQAMLRRRRKSIRQSMIPPWIKYKKPNEEGQKELTLEDIQLWSSIDLDKDGKLTVSEFDRFVRSPSSAAFVAQMKSEKAIKAWADNVGIDVAKAKQAMALGAQSQAARIRAANIQQIQRQRAIQQHQYRSRVNQQSRVNNYFANLGRQYYRAAVSRGGRRDEL, from the exons ATGCACAAATCAATCATCATATTGCTATTCGGGGTCGCACTCTTATGCCCCCATTTCACGTTTGCTGCCGACGGAGAAGC CGTAGCATCTGATCTAGCTAAGTATTGGTCCAGCAGAGCGAGGCAACATAGGGCTATTAAACAACACCAAGCTATGCTAAGAAGAAGGCGAAAATCCATTCGTCAGTCTATGATTCCTCCATGGATAAAGTACA AGAAACCGAACGAAGAAGGACAAAAAGAACTGACGCTAGAAGACATTCAACTGTGGTCGTCCATCGATTTGGACAAGGATGGCAAACTGACAGTCTCGGAATTCGATAG ATTTGTTCGTTCCCCATCTTCAGCCGCATTCGTTGCCCAAATGAAGAGCGAAAAAGCAATCAAAGCCTGGGCCGATA ACGTGGGTATTGACGTGGCGAAGGCGAAGCAGGCAATGGCCCTGGGAGCCCAAAGCCAGGCAGCTCGCATTCGTGCAGCAAATATACAACAAATTCAGAGACAGAGAGCGATACAACAACATCAGTACAGGAGCAGGGTTAATCAGCAATCAAGAGTGAACAACTACTTTGCCAACTTGGGG CGCCAGTACTACAGAGCGGCGGTTTCCAGAGGTGGAAGACGAGATGAattgtaa